TCCTACAAAAGAGGAGGGTTTACCAATGCAAGAACCTATTATCGTAAAAAAAGAAGCTTTTCAAGCAATCGGCGTTTCTACTACAACGACAAATGAAAAAGAATCATCCACTGACGGAAAGATCCCTCAATTATGGAATCACTACTATAAAGAACAAATTATGAATCAAATTCCGAATCAACAAACAACAAAAACTTTAGCGTTTTATTCAAACTATGAGTCCGATGAAACGGGTACATATACGTATACAATAGGCATGCCTGTCTCATCATTAGAAGAAATTCCTGAAAATATGACATCCTTAACAATATCTGCCGCTACATATGCGGTATTCACAACGCGAAAAGGTCCCATGTCAGAAGTAATTTATGAAACTTGGCAACATATTTGGACATGGTCAAAAGAAAACAAACGAGCTTTCACAGCCGACTTTGAACTTTATGACGAAAGAGCGATGGATCCAAATAATGTTCAAGTCGATATTTATATTGCGTTAGCGTGAACAAGAAAATAAGAAGGTGCCTTTGACACCTTCTTATTTTTTTGTCGTTAAAAATCCACTGGGCAAATTCACTATTATTGTCTACAATGAAAAAGTGCAGTATAGAAATATTAGAAACTGTATAAAACGATTGTTAATAGGTTTTATAAGCATTCAAAATTGTCACATAGAAAGGAAGCAATATGGAGGATCTACAACAACATAAATCTGCTTTAGAAGGAAGTGGAAAACCGTTATTAAAGAATACGAACTTCCTGTTCC
The DNA window shown above is from Bacillus clarus and carries:
- a CDS encoding GyrI-like domain-containing protein → MQEPIIVKKEAFQAIGVSTTTTNEKESSTDGKIPQLWNHYYKEQIMNQIPNQQTTKTLAFYSNYESDETGTYTYTIGMPVSSLEEIPENMTSLTISAATYAVFTTRKGPMSEVIYETWQHIWTWSKENKRAFTADFELYDERAMDPNNVQVDIYIALA